The following coding sequences lie in one Hyalangium ruber genomic window:
- the lpoB gene encoding penicillin-binding protein activator LpoB, whose product MNTRLILCACLAASLSGCIHGGPRAYTRGTYEDPNTIEMLSDRFNENDLQLIAKKMAESLANSPRFAQPSPERLPIVLVGKLKNSTSEHIDMRSLGDKIQTALAQTGRFALVDQQSRTDIAEEYEYQQSGYVNPNEAKAPGQQVSVDFLMTGDLASIIQEVGNDKLVYYKMTAKLSNVRSGLIEWTDEKQIRKKFEKRTVGW is encoded by the coding sequence ATGAACACCCGCCTCATTCTTTGTGCCTGCCTCGCCGCCTCGCTCAGTGGGTGCATCCACGGTGGTCCTCGCGCCTATACGCGCGGCACCTACGAGGATCCGAACACCATCGAGATGCTGTCGGACCGCTTCAACGAGAACGACCTGCAGCTCATCGCCAAGAAGATGGCGGAGTCGCTGGCCAACTCGCCGCGCTTCGCCCAGCCCAGCCCCGAGCGGCTGCCCATCGTCCTGGTAGGGAAGCTGAAGAACAGCACCTCGGAGCACATCGACATGCGCTCCTTGGGGGACAAGATCCAGACGGCGCTGGCGCAGACGGGCCGCTTCGCGCTGGTGGACCAGCAGTCGCGCACGGACATCGCGGAGGAGTACGAGTACCAGCAGTCCGGCTACGTGAACCCGAACGAGGCGAAGGCGCCGGGCCAGCAGGTGTCCGTGGACTTCCTCATGACGGGCGACCTGGCCTCCATCATCCAGGAGGTCGGCAACGACAAGCTCGTGTACTACAAGATGACGGCGAAGCTGAGCAACGTGCGCTCGGGCCTCATCGAGTGGACGGACGAGAAGCAGATCCGCAAGAAGTTCGAGAAGCGGACCGTCGGCTGGTGA
- a CDS encoding mechanosensitive ion channel family protein gives MFRVLPVLCALVLASLPAWALNAGLGPPPPTVDRQTPHATVRGFLEAAHAGDYKRAAFYLDLDFLPRGEQAEKGPQLARRLKFVMDRKLPVDLSALNQTPEGDPADGRFDQLGTIPLEGAAVPIRVQRVVADDGALVWVFSESTVKQVDHLFQEYGPLLAETLPAIFFRSSVLGLEPWQWLGLIVVLVAGWVMAVLLERVSLAVTMRLAKWTRVSWDDSLVGAGRGPVRLPYYAVLLALGTSFLLLPRPVQRVIDRVCYSLLIIAVAWFVLRFLRVSAAFVHDKVSSKTRDATRLRSLSTQLAVLRHVFEVATYVIASALLLMQFEVVRNVGVSLLASAGLAGLVIGLAAQKSISTLLAGIQLSITQPIRMGDTVVVENEWGTVEEITLTYVVVKVWDERRLVVPITQFLDKSFQNWGKGGSQMLGDVLLQVDYSTDIDALRAELKRILENEGRELWDGKVQTVVVLNVLEKTLAVRALVSAEPSKLFDLRCLVRERLIVFLRTRPGWLPTVRSETRPVVAGGEQANPGQPTGPAPVPRA, from the coding sequence ATGTTCCGAGTCCTCCCGGTGCTTTGCGCTCTTGTCCTCGCCAGTCTCCCGGCCTGGGCCCTCAATGCCGGTCTGGGTCCACCTCCACCCACCGTGGACCGGCAGACGCCTCATGCCACTGTCCGAGGCTTCCTGGAAGCGGCGCATGCGGGCGACTACAAGCGCGCGGCCTTCTACCTGGACCTGGACTTCCTGCCCCGGGGCGAGCAGGCCGAGAAGGGGCCCCAGCTGGCGCGCCGGCTCAAGTTCGTGATGGACCGCAAGCTGCCGGTGGACCTCTCGGCGCTGAACCAGACCCCGGAGGGGGACCCGGCGGACGGGCGCTTCGACCAGCTCGGCACCATCCCGTTGGAGGGAGCGGCGGTGCCCATCCGGGTCCAGCGGGTCGTCGCCGATGACGGTGCGCTGGTGTGGGTCTTCAGCGAGTCCACGGTGAAGCAGGTGGACCATCTCTTCCAGGAGTACGGCCCGCTGCTGGCCGAGACGCTTCCGGCCATCTTCTTCCGCAGCTCGGTGCTGGGGCTGGAGCCGTGGCAGTGGCTGGGGCTGATCGTGGTGCTGGTGGCGGGCTGGGTGATGGCCGTGCTGCTGGAGCGGGTGTCGCTGGCGGTGACGATGCGGCTGGCGAAGTGGACCCGGGTCTCCTGGGATGACTCGCTGGTGGGAGCGGGGCGGGGGCCGGTGCGCCTGCCGTACTACGCGGTGCTGCTGGCGCTGGGCACCTCGTTCCTGTTGCTGCCGCGGCCGGTCCAGCGGGTCATCGACCGGGTGTGCTACTCGCTGCTCATCATCGCGGTGGCGTGGTTCGTGCTGCGCTTCCTGCGGGTGTCGGCCGCCTTCGTCCACGACAAGGTGTCCAGCAAGACGCGGGACGCCACGCGCCTGCGCAGCCTGAGCACGCAGCTGGCGGTGCTGCGGCACGTCTTCGAGGTGGCCACCTACGTCATCGCCTCGGCGCTGCTGCTGATGCAGTTCGAGGTGGTGCGCAACGTGGGCGTGTCGCTGTTGGCCTCGGCGGGCCTGGCGGGCCTGGTCATCGGTCTCGCCGCGCAGAAGTCCATCTCCACGCTGCTGGCGGGAATCCAGCTCTCCATCACCCAGCCCATCCGCATGGGGGACACGGTGGTGGTGGAGAACGAGTGGGGCACGGTGGAGGAAATCACCCTCACCTATGTGGTGGTGAAGGTGTGGGACGAGCGCCGGCTGGTGGTGCCCATCACCCAGTTCCTGGACAAGTCCTTCCAGAACTGGGGCAAGGGGGGCTCGCAGATGCTGGGGGACGTGCTGCTGCAGGTGGACTACTCCACCGATATCGACGCCCTGCGCGCGGAGCTCAAGCGCATCCTGGAGAACGAGGGGCGCGAGCTGTGGGACGGCAAGGTGCAGACCGTGGTGGTGCTCAACGTGCTGGAGAAGACGCTCGCGGTGCGGGCGCTGGTGAGCGCCGAGCCGAGCAAGCTGTTCGATCTGCGATGCCTGGTGCGCGAGCGGCTCATCGTCTTCCTGCGCACCCGGCCGGGGTGGTTGCCCACGGTGCGCAGCGAGACGCGGCCGGTGGTGGCCGGGGGCGAGCAGGCGAACCCGGGGCAGCCCACGGGGCCCGCCCCGGTGCCCCGCGCCTGA
- a CDS encoding response regulator, producing MQEKRKILLIDDSEITLAMEKAVLEARGYEVVATSTLMEFEKTLRTWRPDLILTDIHMPEAKGTDICRTLKNEYNTQDIPIILFSSLPDEELTKLAEQVGADGSLSKMNGLEAMGEKIDELVQSILW from the coding sequence GTGCAAGAGAAGCGAAAAATCCTCCTCATCGACGACAGCGAGATCACTCTCGCCATGGAGAAGGCCGTACTCGAGGCTCGGGGCTACGAAGTCGTGGCCACCTCGACGCTCATGGAGTTCGAGAAGACGCTTCGAACCTGGCGGCCGGATCTCATCCTCACCGACATCCACATGCCCGAGGCCAAGGGCACCGATATCTGCCGCACCCTGAAGAACGAGTACAACACGCAGGACATCCCCATCATCCTGTTCTCCAGCCTCCCGGACGAGGAGCTGACCAAGCTGGCCGAACAGGTGGGCGCCGACGGCTCGCTGTCCAAGATGAACGGGCTGGAGGCCATGGGCGAGAAGATCGACGAGCTGGTGCAGAGCATCCTCTGGTGA